In Solanum pennellii chromosome 7, SPENNV200, the following are encoded in one genomic region:
- the LOC114077979 gene encoding uncharacterized protein LOC114077979, with amino-acid sequence MEKRTVQEMGKAPQRGKTKKILKYAGKSVGGGIKEVMSGKSSGKSKEELESSETERMSSVESDISDAESQPSSVDSPPVVAPSVDNSSTASSELAEFAASY; translated from the exons ATGGAAAAGAGAACCGTGCAGGAAATGGGAAAAGCCCCACAAAGGGGCAAGACGAAGAAAATCCTTAAATATGCTGGCAAATCTGTTGGTGGTGGCATAAAGGAAGTGATGTCTGGGAAGTCATCAGGGAAATCTAAAGAGGAACTAGAATCATCAGAGACCGAAAGAATGAGCTCTGTGGAATCTGATATTTCTGATGCAGAGTCTCAACCTTCATCAGTTGATTCACCTCCAGTTGTAGCACCTTCTGTTGACAACAGTTCCACAGCCAGCTCCG AATTGGCTGAATTTGCAGCCTCCTACTGA